A stretch of the Thermodesulfobacteriota bacterium genome encodes the following:
- a CDS encoding CHRD domain-containing protein, translating to MRWKHSEGRSNALRGMRAGALGAALVLGVCTGAGAALDSFGPVSIADGFPVWYQDQNGLRLQLCLDQDTVNPADQTTVIPCLTDEFFPGLPISFPFNFGSEAFWWFAGTAGTYLSSNGFAGQVIFDSALEAGFFNEIPNDGQQVAFGRIRLRIDVPVAGQYRVTHPFGQVTYDIATPGIRAINQTQDVGVAQPSADSFVAALGDGPVPPEPPALVSPRVDDDGPDRSIGPFLTTPGDPASRVLLNGNAYLALPALVDPVTGLEELLTVPVAGGVNDFFEVELVDPAPGFFLDAASASNTVRLEAFTLAGKVFNDGANLAPVAHPDRFGAAPNSSNEILYPLANDVDVRALDPLDPLNPANPANTNVHGLHVQALAVPGAEGLAMEGVTARGGTVFRNVDLLLGQAVFEYTPPPGFTGLDTFTYFTQDTGGLLSNETAVTVAVEDLQVTAAELRTRLLKWTVEGTSSDASLRSALGGAQEVPPVETTATGAATFVRNAEATELAFSLDVAGLSGAVTAAHVHLGAPGENGGVLFTLASADFTVGTGSGGLDGILTAAGLTPQGDVTTFAEALAALYAGRAYVNVHTGLNPAGEIRGQVLPNRITVHAGPDLAGPAVGSAPVGPDGVWSLRGGALAGPGVSGMVSVQSANGVSRTAVPLRVR from the coding sequence TCGGGCCCGTCAGCATCGCCGACGGCTTCCCCGTCTGGTACCAGGACCAGAACGGCCTGAGGCTCCAGCTCTGCCTGGACCAGGACACCGTGAATCCGGCAGACCAGACCACGGTGATCCCTTGTCTCACCGACGAGTTCTTCCCCGGGCTCCCCATCTCCTTCCCGTTCAACTTCGGCTCGGAGGCGTTCTGGTGGTTCGCGGGGACGGCAGGCACCTACCTGAGCTCCAACGGCTTCGCCGGCCAGGTGATCTTCGACAGCGCCCTGGAGGCGGGCTTCTTCAACGAGATCCCCAACGACGGCCAGCAGGTCGCCTTCGGCCGCATCCGCCTGCGCATCGATGTTCCCGTCGCCGGGCAGTACCGGGTGACCCACCCCTTCGGCCAGGTGACCTACGACATCGCGACGCCGGGCATCCGCGCCATCAACCAGACCCAGGACGTGGGCGTGGCGCAGCCCTCGGCCGACTCCTTCGTCGCCGCCCTGGGCGACGGACCCGTCCCCCCGGAGCCGCCCGCCCTGGTCTCGCCCCGGGTGGACGACGACGGGCCGGACCGGAGCATCGGGCCGTTCCTGACGACCCCGGGCGACCCCGCAAGCCGGGTGCTCCTCAACGGCAACGCCTACCTGGCCCTCCCGGCGCTCGTGGACCCCGTCACCGGCCTGGAAGAGCTCCTCACGGTGCCCGTCGCGGGAGGCGTGAACGACTTCTTCGAGGTGGAGCTCGTGGATCCGGCTCCCGGCTTCTTCCTCGACGCGGCCTCCGCGTCCAACACCGTGCGTCTCGAGGCCTTCACCCTGGCCGGGAAGGTCTTCAACGACGGGGCGAACCTGGCGCCCGTGGCCCACCCCGACCGCTTCGGGGCGGCCCCGAACAGCAGCAACGAGATCCTCTACCCCCTGGCGAACGACGTGGACGTGCGCGCCCTCGACCCCCTGGACCCCCTGAACCCGGCAAACCCCGCCAACACCAACGTCCACGGGCTCCACGTGCAGGCCCTGGCGGTGCCCGGCGCGGAAGGGCTCGCCATGGAGGGGGTCACGGCCCGAGGCGGCACGGTCTTCCGCAACGTGGACCTCCTCCTGGGGCAGGCGGTCTTCGAGTACACCCCGCCCCCCGGCTTCACCGGGCTCGACACCTTCACCTACTTCACCCAGGACACGGGCGGGCTTCTCTCCAACGAGACCGCCGTCACCGTGGCGGTGGAGGACCTCCAGGTGACCGCCGCCGAGCTGCGCACCAGGCTCCTCAAGTGGACCGTCGAGGGCACGAGCTCCGACGCGAGCCTGCGCTCGGCCCTGGGCGGGGCCCAGGAGGTGCCGCCGGTGGAGACCACGGCCACCGGCGCGGCGACCTTCGTGCGGAACGCGGAGGCCACCGAGCTTGCCTTCTCCCTCGACGTGGCGGGCCTCTCGGGGGCTGTTACCGCCGCCCACGTCCACCTGGGAGCCCCGGGGGAAAACGGAGGCGTGCTCTTCACCCTCGCCTCCGCCGACTTCACGGTTGGCACCGGGAGCGGCGGCCTCGACGGAATCCTGACCGCGGCGGGCCTCACCCCCCAGGGCGACGTGACGACGTTTGCCGAGGCGCTGGCGGCCCTCTACGCCGGCCGCGCCTACGTGAACGTGCACACCGGCCTGAACCCGGCGGGGGAGATCCGGGGGCAGGTGCTCCCGAACCGGATCACCGTCCACGCCGGGCCCGACCTCGCCGGCCCGGCCGTGGGCAGCGCCCCGGTCGGCCCCGACGGAGTCTGGTCCCTGCGGGGCGGCGCCCTGGCGGGCCCTGGCGTTTCCGGAATGGTAAGCGTGCAGTCGGCCAACGGGGTGTCCCGAACGGCCGTTCCCTTGAGGGTGCGCTGA
- a CDS encoding Ig-like domain-containing protein — protein MRPTRWSRIMAAGAFLAAPLAAAVLVFGTARPANADLAAVGPVDPGPVGTGFPLWFEDAVGLRLQLCDEFDPALPAAEQPPCIPELIDPNGGFVDGNIGEALFYAAVAEFDANGVSVLAQCVLEAAGPAAVGETNTVGNVALLRVQNLVAAGDYTVETPCATFTFNVPADITAGEFRGEGGASGVPPDFAGALPGAVQIFASNGTGAPGFLGDAITPGPLSSPLRPLGPTAVTITFPDATQVSETQFSVVGKVSGCTADNVAPTAVDDAAATLAATPVVVGVLANDSDVVVDPVEGPIVVTPAPGRVAIVADSIAPAGSGAAVANADGTVTFTPAAGFSGVATFAYTVTDFCGLVSNAAAVTVLVEDIQVNTAELRTKVLKWLVAGVTLGSPEGTTMTVHAGATLGGPALGTVPVGPDGTWTLEGGNLAVPSGTAAVSVESSNGVSLLNQPLTVR, from the coding sequence ATGAGACCAACAAGGTGGTCACGAATCATGGCGGCGGGCGCGTTCCTGGCGGCACCGCTTGCCGCCGCGGTGCTGGTCTTCGGCACGGCGCGGCCGGCGAACGCGGATCTCGCGGCGGTGGGACCCGTCGATCCGGGCCCGGTGGGCACGGGCTTCCCGCTCTGGTTCGAGGATGCGGTGGGCTTGCGCCTGCAGCTCTGCGACGAGTTCGACCCGGCCCTCCCCGCAGCGGAGCAGCCGCCCTGCATTCCCGAGCTGATCGACCCCAACGGCGGCTTCGTGGACGGCAACATCGGAGAAGCCCTGTTCTATGCGGCCGTGGCGGAGTTCGACGCGAACGGCGTCTCCGTGCTGGCCCAGTGCGTCCTCGAAGCGGCAGGCCCGGCGGCGGTCGGCGAAACGAACACCGTGGGCAACGTGGCGCTCCTCCGGGTGCAGAACCTCGTGGCGGCCGGGGACTACACCGTCGAGACGCCCTGCGCCACCTTCACTTTCAATGTTCCGGCCGATATCACGGCCGGTGAATTCCGTGGCGAAGGAGGGGCCTCCGGTGTTCCGCCGGACTTCGCCGGCGCGCTGCCCGGGGCCGTCCAGATCTTCGCCTCCAACGGCACCGGTGCTCCCGGCTTTCTCGGTGACGCCATCACCCCGGGCCCGCTCTCGAGCCCCCTGCGCCCCCTCGGCCCCACGGCCGTCACGATCACCTTCCCGGACGCGACGCAGGTCTCGGAAACCCAGTTCTCGGTCGTGGGCAAGGTCTCCGGCTGCACGGCGGACAACGTGGCGCCGACAGCGGTTGACGACGCCGCCGCCACCCTGGCCGCGACGCCGGTCGTCGTCGGGGTCCTGGCCAACGACTCCGACGTCGTGGTCGACCCGGTCGAGGGCCCGATCGTCGTGACCCCCGCGCCTGGGAGGGTTGCCATCGTCGCGGATTCCATCGCGCCGGCAGGCAGCGGTGCCGCCGTGGCCAACGCCGACGGCACCGTCACCTTCACCCCCGCCGCCGGGTTCTCGGGCGTCGCGACGTTCGCCTACACCGTGACGGACTTCTGCGGCCTCGTGTCCAACGCCGCCGCGGTCACCGTGCTCGTGGAAGACATTCAGGTCAACACCGCCGAGCTGCGCACCAAGGTGCTCAAGTGGCTCGTGGCCGGCGTGACCCTGGGCAGCCCCGAGGGCACCACCATGACCGTGCACGCGGGGGCCACCCTGGGCGGCCCGGCCCTCGGGACCGTGCCGGTGGGCCCGGACGGCACCTGGACGCTGGAAGGCGGCAACCTGGCCGTGCCCTCGGGCACCGCCGCCGTGAGCGTCGAGTCGTCCAACGGAGTCTCCCTGCTGAACCAGCCGCTGACCGTTCGCTGA